One segment of Aquimarina sp. BL5 DNA contains the following:
- the mnmD gene encoding tRNA (5-methylaminomethyl-2-thiouridine)(34)-methyltransferase MnmD has product MKENLKREIITTSDGSTTIHFPELDEHYHSIHGAINEAKHVFIKSGFDHILASREFPELNILEIGFGTGLNAFITYLEALKIQQKIHYVGVEAYPVPLEEVKLLNYVDQLSALDYQTAFDEMHESSWEDQNAVSSSFLLTKRKQFFTDIKDENCFDLIYFDAFGARVQPELWSIDIFKKMYEALMNNGVLVTYSAKGSVRRAMQEVGFVVERLPGPPGKREMLRATKD; this is encoded by the coding sequence ATGAAAGAAAATTTAAAGCGTGAGATTATCACCACTTCTGATGGTTCTACAACTATTCACTTTCCCGAGCTAGATGAACATTACCACTCTATACACGGAGCGATTAATGAAGCGAAGCACGTTTTTATTAAAAGTGGTTTTGATCATATTTTAGCTTCCAGAGAATTTCCAGAATTGAATATTTTGGAGATAGGCTTTGGAACAGGTTTAAATGCTTTTATAACCTATCTAGAAGCTTTGAAGATTCAGCAAAAGATTCATTATGTTGGAGTAGAAGCATATCCAGTTCCTTTGGAGGAGGTAAAGCTTTTGAACTATGTTGATCAATTATCAGCGCTAGACTATCAGACTGCTTTTGACGAAATGCATGAATCTTCGTGGGAAGATCAGAATGCAGTATCTTCTTCTTTTCTTCTTACGAAACGTAAACAGTTTTTTACAGATATCAAGGATGAAAATTGCTTCGATTTAATTTATTTTGATGCTTTTGGCGCAAGAGTGCAGCCAGAGTTGTGGAGCATAGATATTTTCAAAAAGATGTATGAAGCGCTAATGAATAATGGGGTTTTGGTTACCTACTCTGCAAAAGGTAGCGTAAGACGTGCAATGCAAGAAGTTGGTTTTGTAGTAGAAAGACTCCCTGGTCCACCTGGTAAAAGAGAAATGCTAAGGGCTACAAAGGATTAG
- a CDS encoding nucleoside triphosphate pyrophosphohydrolase family protein, whose protein sequence is MKDKIAAVQEFHTAFEIGYKNEPIADLGEAKNTLRFNLMKEENEEYLEAAQNNDLVEVADALGDMLYILCGTIIEHGMQHKIEEVFTEIQRSNMSKLGENGKPIYREDGKVLKGPNYFKPNIKEILDR, encoded by the coding sequence ATGAAAGATAAAATTGCTGCTGTACAAGAATTCCATACCGCATTTGAGATTGGATATAAAAATGAGCCTATTGCAGATCTGGGAGAAGCTAAAAACACGCTTCGCTTTAACCTAATGAAAGAGGAAAATGAAGAATATCTAGAGGCGGCTCAGAATAATGATTTAGTCGAGGTTGCAGATGCGTTAGGTGATATGTTATATATTTTATGTGGAACCATCATAGAACATGGCATGCAGCATAAAATAGAAGAAGTGTTTACAGAGATCCAACGCAGTAATATGAGTAAACTAGGAGAAAATGGGAAGCCTATTTATAGAGAAGATGGTAAAGTGTTAAAAGGACCAAATTACTTTAAACCTAATATCAAGGAAATTCTTGATCGATAA
- a CDS encoding response regulator transcription factor, translated as MITVAIAEDHQSLMDGIHLLLKYEEDISIVGMANDGEELLAIVRRKQPKIVLMDIRMPKIDGIAATKIIKKELPHTKIIAFSMFDQEDAVRQMITAGASGYLLKNSPLEEVLTAIQEVMKGNTYFDATIDPSFFSEDTEQQSKKTVLSKSEREILTLIGQGKTSSEIAAIRFNSVSTIETHRKNIIRKLGLHGKGELLRYAIEKKYDF; from the coding sequence ATGATCACAGTAGCTATAGCCGAAGACCACCAATCTTTAATGGATGGAATACATTTATTACTAAAATATGAAGAAGATATTAGTATTGTCGGTATGGCTAATGATGGCGAAGAATTATTAGCCATTGTTAGAAGAAAGCAACCCAAAATAGTGCTTATGGATATTCGTATGCCGAAAATTGATGGTATTGCCGCCACCAAAATCATCAAAAAGGAATTACCACATACCAAGATTATTGCTTTTTCTATGTTTGATCAAGAAGATGCAGTAAGACAGATGATAACTGCCGGTGCTTCCGGTTATTTATTAAAAAACTCTCCGTTGGAAGAAGTACTCACAGCTATTCAGGAAGTAATGAAAGGAAATACCTATTTTGACGCTACTATTGATCCTTCTTTTTTCTCTGAAGATACCGAACAGCAGTCTAAAAAAACAGTTTTATCCAAAAGTGAAAGAGAAATACTAACCCTTATCGGTCAGGGAAAAACTTCTTCAGAAATTGCCGCCATTAGATTTAACTCTGTATCTACTATAGAGACACATCGTAAAAACATTATTCGTAAACTAGGGCTTCACGGAAAAGGAGAACTACTTCGTTATGCCATTGAAAAAAAATATGATTTTTAA
- a CDS encoding caspase family protein: MSKKAIFFGIENAEIGVTKLNGCHNDINLWRDLLVNKFNFDSDSKIYIDAKPEYFRGEIKTFLQDLKRGDVGVLMFSGHGFSLNKLINGNGRRYEGLFFSTKDFYSSKNGLLGDYEIIQFLNDHVYGKDFKLILILDCCYAEGNGASYDTNENEVVNNREETLRAKSIEIEKEHLDGVYEMEINREEIDFFPSIKNFDNVCLLSAVKNKLKKAYEDKFEQGTYGLFSYFANQVFMENESLSYRELETKVNHKLLSDQREQRVTFIIGEKFNGTNVFL, from the coding sequence ATGAGTAAAAAAGCAATTTTTTTCGGAATTGAAAATGCCGAAATAGGTGTAACTAAATTAAACGGATGCCATAATGATATTAACTTGTGGAGGGATTTGCTAGTAAATAAATTCAATTTTGATTCAGATTCGAAAATTTATATAGATGCTAAACCGGAATATTTTCGAGGAGAAATCAAAACATTTTTACAAGATCTAAAAAGAGGAGACGTAGGAGTGTTGATGTTTTCAGGTCATGGGTTTAGTCTGAATAAATTGATAAATGGAAATGGCAGAAGATATGAAGGCTTGTTTTTTTCCACTAAAGATTTTTATTCCAGTAAAAACGGATTGTTAGGGGATTATGAAATAATTCAGTTTCTGAATGATCATGTCTATGGAAAGGATTTTAAATTGATTTTAATCTTGGACTGCTGTTATGCTGAAGGAAATGGTGCATCTTACGATACAAACGAAAATGAAGTTGTTAATAATAGAGAAGAAACTTTGCGAGCTAAATCAATTGAAATTGAAAAAGAACATTTAGATGGTGTTTATGAAATGGAAATAAATCGAGAAGAAATAGACTTTTTTCCTTCAATCAAAAATTTTGACAACGTATGTCTACTAAGCGCCGTAAAAAATAAATTAAAAAAGGCATATGAAGATAAATTTGAACAAGGGACCTACGGATTGTTTTCGTATTTCGCAAATCAAGTGTTTATGGAAAACGAGTCTTTGAGTTATAGAGAATTAGAAACAAAAGTCAATCATAAACTTTTATCTGATCAAAGAGAACAGAGAGTTACGTTTATAATTGGTGAAAAATTTAATGGTACAAATGTTTTTCTTTAA
- a CDS encoding branched-chain amino acid aminotransferase, which produces MRNAVPQEIEITKVHESKIGQVDFENLAFGKVFTDHMFICDYVNGEWQTPKIVPYGPLTLDPSARVFHYGQAVFEGMKAYKDDQGDTFLFRPDENFKRINKSAERLAMPEFPEEYFFDGLNNLLKLDNEWIKSGFGNSLYIRPFVIATQASVSASEADEYRFMIICSPAQSYYSGDVSVLVAEKFSRSASGGFGYAKAAGNYAGQFYPTKLAKEQGYQQIIWTDSNTHEYVEEAGTMNVFFRINDTLLTAPVSDRILDGITRKSLISLAERQGYNVEVRPIKVSEIVDAYKNGSLKEIFGAGTAAVVSPVKAFGYKGEHYELEKQESSYASHFKKELMNIQYNKAEDAFGWRVKV; this is translated from the coding sequence ATGAGAAATGCAGTTCCGCAAGAGATTGAAATCACCAAAGTACACGAATCCAAAATTGGACAAGTAGATTTTGAAAACTTAGCTTTTGGTAAAGTTTTTACAGATCATATGTTTATTTGTGATTATGTCAATGGCGAATGGCAAACACCAAAAATTGTCCCATACGGACCTCTTACACTCGATCCGTCTGCTCGAGTATTTCATTACGGACAAGCAGTTTTTGAAGGGATGAAAGCCTATAAAGATGACCAGGGAGATACTTTCTTATTTAGACCTGATGAAAACTTTAAAAGAATCAACAAGTCCGCAGAGCGTTTGGCAATGCCAGAATTTCCTGAAGAGTATTTTTTTGATGGATTAAATAATCTATTAAAATTAGATAATGAATGGATTAAATCAGGTTTTGGGAATTCTTTATATATAAGACCCTTTGTTATTGCTACACAGGCAAGTGTTTCTGCATCAGAAGCGGATGAATATCGTTTTATGATTATTTGTTCTCCTGCACAATCCTATTATAGTGGAGATGTTAGTGTATTGGTAGCAGAAAAGTTTAGTCGTTCGGCTAGTGGAGGTTTTGGATATGCAAAAGCGGCCGGTAATTATGCTGGTCAATTTTATCCAACTAAACTTGCCAAAGAGCAAGGATACCAACAAATCATCTGGACAGATTCTAACACCCATGAATATGTAGAAGAAGCTGGAACCATGAATGTTTTCTTTAGAATAAACGATACTTTATTAACGGCTCCCGTTAGTGATCGAATATTAGATGGGATTACTCGTAAAAGTTTGATTTCTTTAGCAGAAAGACAAGGATATAATGTAGAAGTAAGACCAATAAAAGTAAGCGAAATCGTAGATGCCTATAAAAATGGCAGTCTAAAAGAGATTTTTGGAGCAGGTACAGCAGCTGTTGTAAGCCCTGTAAAAGCTTTTGGGTATAAGGGAGAGCATTACGAACTAGAAAAACAAGAGAGTTCTTATGCATCTCATTTTAAGAAGGAACTTATGAATATTCAATATAATAAAGCTGAAGATGCTTTTGGATGGAGAGTGAAGGTTTAA
- a CDS encoding sensor histidine kinase: MDKHYSYILLLWFIAAFNLMAAQTVLNKDKQLTSNIVQHLIDLDFKIAQQKTGLINDSLLRKKIHNLNNILYFQGQGEFERNSDSNTKAIKQPVTEIVHLLAKAYDTLYHSPNKSSLLKNFIIPYQKAKELNNYSLRKLTLLGVLEFYHYEFSQTNDQFIKYLTEFKELASSPVEKTWANIYEIYFSSQSIFKDKRSAIEALRNLENQIEKLPENHKIRPLFLSLKAVQLEFINKDDEAEKYHFQALKESSNYPFLKYIKFRTCIRLADLYHNKKEYHKGLKYATEANKYIDISDTLRSKIYVYKYASLNNKGLKNYQKAYEQLEKSKELEYQQDFKKNTLENSKLEIQLQTLEKEKKIVQLLNANLKTEAQRIKNRNWLIGSCSALVIGLIIGILVYKNTKRKQRIAEQEREIEIQKTEKLLKEQELAAIDAMISGQEKERQRLANDLHDNLGSTLATVKLHFDHLKNNRDNPKMENVEELYNKTNNLLDEAYQKVRTIAHEKNSGVMAKQGLLPAVKNLAKKASNGDELLIEVQDYGLDERLDNALEISIFRIIQELITNTIKHANASEIHISLTNHDSLLNIIVEDNGKGFDAKILPEKDGMGLKSIEKRIEHMEGTFEIDSTIGKGTNIIINIPI, encoded by the coding sequence ATGGATAAACATTACTCCTATATTTTACTATTATGGTTTATAGCCGCTTTCAATCTGATGGCGGCTCAAACTGTTCTAAATAAAGATAAACAGTTAACATCTAATATTGTTCAACATCTTATCGACCTAGACTTTAAAATAGCTCAGCAAAAAACTGGTCTTATTAATGATTCTTTATTACGAAAAAAAATTCACAACCTTAATAACATTTTATATTTTCAAGGGCAAGGGGAGTTTGAAAGAAATTCTGATTCAAATACAAAAGCAATTAAACAACCAGTTACAGAAATTGTTCATCTTTTAGCTAAGGCCTATGATACACTTTATCATAGCCCCAATAAGTCCAGTCTCCTTAAAAATTTTATAATTCCTTATCAAAAAGCAAAAGAGCTAAATAATTATTCTTTACGCAAATTAACGCTCTTAGGAGTCTTAGAGTTTTACCATTATGAATTTTCCCAAACCAATGATCAATTTATAAAATATTTGACCGAATTTAAAGAACTAGCATCAAGCCCCGTTGAAAAAACTTGGGCCAACATTTATGAAATTTACTTCTCATCACAAAGTATTTTTAAAGATAAACGAAGTGCAATAGAGGCTCTTAGGAACTTGGAGAATCAAATTGAAAAACTTCCTGAAAATCATAAAATAAGACCTCTTTTTTTGTCTTTAAAGGCTGTTCAATTAGAATTTATCAATAAAGATGATGAAGCCGAAAAATATCACTTTCAAGCATTAAAGGAAAGTTCTAATTATCCATTTTTAAAGTATATCAAATTTAGGACATGTATAAGACTAGCTGATTTGTATCACAATAAAAAAGAATATCATAAAGGTTTAAAATATGCCACAGAAGCAAATAAATATATAGATATTTCAGATACTTTAAGAAGTAAAATTTATGTCTACAAATATGCATCTCTAAACAATAAAGGGTTGAAAAACTATCAAAAAGCATATGAGCAACTCGAAAAATCAAAAGAATTAGAATATCAACAAGATTTTAAAAAAAATACTTTAGAAAATTCCAAATTAGAGATACAATTACAAACATTAGAAAAAGAAAAAAAAATAGTTCAGCTTCTAAATGCCAACCTCAAAACAGAAGCGCAACGAATTAAAAATAGAAACTGGCTTATTGGATCTTGTTCGGCATTAGTCATTGGTCTTATTATCGGGATACTAGTTTATAAAAACACCAAACGCAAACAACGTATCGCAGAACAGGAAAGGGAGATAGAAATCCAAAAAACCGAAAAATTACTCAAAGAACAGGAGCTTGCGGCTATCGATGCTATGATCTCTGGGCAGGAAAAAGAACGACAACGATTGGCGAATGATTTGCACGATAATCTAGGTAGCACATTAGCAACCGTAAAATTACATTTTGACCACTTAAAAAATAATCGGGACAATCCCAAAATGGAGAATGTAGAGGAACTCTATAATAAAACCAATAACCTCCTTGATGAAGCATACCAAAAAGTACGAACCATAGCCCATGAAAAGAATAGTGGAGTTATGGCAAAACAGGGATTATTACCGGCGGTAAAAAATCTAGCAAAAAAAGCTTCCAACGGCGATGAATTACTAATCGAAGTACAGGATTATGGTTTAGATGAACGATTGGATAACGCCTTAGAGATCTCTATCTTTAGGATTATACAGGAACTGATCACAAATACCATTAAACACGCCAATGCGTCTGAAATCCATATCTCACTAACCAATCACGATTCGCTACTTAACATCATTGTAGAAGACAATGGAAAAGGGTTCGATGCCAAAATACTGCCAGAAAAAGATGGAATGGGATTAAAAAGTATTGAGAAACGCATAGAACATATGGAAGGAACTTTTGAGATTGACTCTACCATAGGAAAAGGAACGAATATCATCATAAATATACCCATATGA
- a CDS encoding DUF4920 domain-containing protein, giving the protein MKKIALFFAGLSCIVGCNSVQKEKESFSVKDIALSEYDSFGGEVSSDAVFYKDAIAEKYKDLNEGDTINIAFSSTVNDVCKAKGCWMKVALNKEEETMVKFKDYGFFVPKDIENDTIIVQGKAYVSETSVDELRHLAQDAGKSEDEIAAITTPKKTYSFMADGVLVKQ; this is encoded by the coding sequence ATGAAAAAAATAGCACTGTTTTTTGCGGGATTGTCATGTATAGTAGGTTGTAATTCTGTACAGAAAGAAAAAGAATCTTTTTCAGTTAAAGATATAGCGCTAAGTGAATATGATAGTTTTGGAGGAGAAGTATCATCAGATGCAGTCTTTTATAAGGATGCAATAGCAGAAAAGTATAAGGATCTAAATGAAGGTGATACGATCAATATTGCTTTTTCAAGTACAGTAAATGATGTTTGCAAGGCTAAAGGTTGCTGGATGAAAGTTGCTCTGAATAAAGAAGAAGAAACTATGGTAAAGTTTAAAGACTATGGTTTTTTTGTTCCAAAAGATATTGAAAATGATACAATCATTGTTCAGGGAAAAGCATATGTTTCTGAGACCTCTGTGGATGAATTACGTCACTTGGCTCAGGATGCCGGAAAATCTGAGGATGAAATAGCTGCAATTACTACTCCTAAGAAAACATATTCGTTTATGGCAGATGGGGTTTTAGTAAAGCAATAA
- a CDS encoding TIGR01777 family oxidoreductase, giving the protein MKVLITGATGLIGQEIVRLCHQSKIDVHYLTTSKSKLTSEKNYKGFYWNPSVGEMDSSCFEDVEVIINLVGATVAKRWTKKYKQEIIDSRVDTASLILESLKKVKHSVRHIVSASAIGIYPDSFQNYYMEDSSMEDPGFLGEVVKKWETAVEEFKTLNIEVSLLRIGLVLSNKGGAFPKIANPIKQGIGAVFGSGKQWQSWIHVEDLAKMFMYVVEEELAGLYNAVAPNSVSNQKLTHVIADHLDKKIVLPNVPKFMMKLVLGEMHVLLFSSQRVCSDKILETGFRFKYDNITQAIEDLV; this is encoded by the coding sequence ATGAAAGTTTTAATTACTGGGGCAACTGGACTTATTGGTCAGGAAATTGTTAGACTATGTCATCAATCAAAAATTGATGTACATTACCTTACAACTAGTAAAAGTAAGCTTACATCAGAAAAGAATTATAAAGGATTTTACTGGAACCCATCGGTAGGTGAAATGGATTCCAGCTGTTTTGAAGATGTAGAGGTAATTATTAATCTTGTTGGAGCTACGGTAGCCAAACGTTGGACAAAGAAATATAAACAAGAGATTATCGATAGCCGTGTTGATACTGCTTCACTTATTTTAGAATCACTTAAAAAAGTAAAACATTCTGTTCGACATATCGTATCTGCAAGTGCCATTGGGATTTATCCAGATTCTTTTCAGAATTATTATATGGAAGATTCCTCTATGGAGGATCCCGGGTTCTTAGGAGAAGTGGTTAAAAAATGGGAAACTGCGGTTGAAGAATTTAAAACGCTAAATATTGAAGTGAGCCTCCTGAGAATTGGATTAGTGCTTTCTAACAAAGGTGGAGCATTTCCTAAAATAGCTAATCCTATAAAACAAGGGATAGGAGCTGTTTTTGGTAGCGGAAAACAATGGCAGAGTTGGATTCATGTAGAAGATCTGGCGAAAATGTTTATGTATGTGGTCGAGGAAGAATTAGCAGGTTTGTATAATGCAGTGGCACCTAATTCTGTTTCTAATCAAAAATTGACACACGTTATTGCTGATCATTTAGATAAAAAAATAGTATTGCCCAATGTACCGAAGTTTATGATGAAGCTTGTTCTTGGAGAAATGCATGTATTGTTGTTTAGTAGCCAGAGAGTGTGTAGCGATAAAATTTTAGAAACAGGTTTTCGATTTAAGTATGACAATATTACTCAAGCAATTGAAGATCTTGTCTAA
- a CDS encoding YceI family protein, with protein sequence MKTKLINLFAISALIVAGTSCKGEKKNETEATTAEEVVEAPAEAITYIVDNAASTIEWVGKKPTENHTGTINIAKGKVKTQDGKIQSGSFVIDMASINVTDLEGDQKAGLEGHLKGEGEGKEDHFFNVAKFPNASFEVTGVLEKEDKTSIEGNLTIKGIKKNISFPATSSVEGDTMTLNSEVFTINRTDWGVNYGSKSVFENLGDKFIMDDIELKISLKANKS encoded by the coding sequence ATGAAAACCAAATTGATAAACCTGTTTGCTATTAGTGCACTTATAGTAGCGGGAACCTCTTGTAAAGGAGAGAAAAAAAATGAAACTGAAGCAACCACGGCAGAAGAGGTAGTAGAAGCTCCTGCAGAAGCAATAACCTATATTGTGGATAACGCAGCTAGTACTATCGAATGGGTTGGTAAAAAACCAACAGAAAACCATACCGGAACTATTAACATTGCGAAAGGGAAAGTAAAAACCCAGGATGGAAAAATCCAAAGTGGATCTTTTGTAATTGACATGGCTTCTATTAATGTAACTGATCTAGAAGGTGATCAAAAAGCAGGCCTTGAGGGGCATCTTAAAGGAGAAGGAGAAGGTAAAGAAGATCATTTCTTTAATGTAGCTAAATTTCCTAATGCTTCTTTTGAAGTGACAGGAGTTTTAGAAAAAGAAGATAAAACATCTATCGAAGGTAACCTTACGATCAAAGGGATTAAGAAAAATATTTCTTTCCCAGCGACTTCTTCCGTAGAAGGAGACACAATGACTTTAAATAGTGAAGTATTTACAATTAATCGTACAGATTGGGGTGTAAACTATGGATCTAAATCTGTTTTCGAAAACTTAGGTGATAAGTTTATTATGGATGATATCGAATTAAAGATTAGCCTAAAAGCTAATAAATCTTAA